Within Sander lucioperca isolate FBNREF2018 chromosome 22, SLUC_FBN_1.2, whole genome shotgun sequence, the genomic segment ATAATGAAAAACTACAGCTAGTTGAAAATTGCCCCCTGATGTAAGGAGTTAACTGAGCATTCAACATCAGTCCAGTTGATCTCACTTTAGCCATTTAATGCAGCTAACATTACATTTCCTTAAGAGTCATCGTTGATGTAGCTAGCATCCCAAATCGGAGCTATATTTACAACCCTTAGCAGCAGTTTTACATCGAAGTCAATAACAATATTGACAATACAATTCAGCGACTCTGACTGCTCGGTGGCTAAAATACCCAAGCTGTTTCACGTATTAATTTACATCTAGCACAACAATGCTAGCAGTGGTCACAAGATACTCCATTCCTCTTCCGGACTGCCTACGAAGTTTTGAATGACATCTGATTCTGCCACACAGGCCAGTGCTGTGCTGGCTCACTTTAcgtgtaacaaaaaaaaagcttctaGTCCTTTGACTACACGTTAGGTTTAGTATTCAATGTTTTCTGTTCGTGGTCTATTTAGGTTATAATATTCGCTTCAAATAAACTCACCCGGTCGgtcatctttgtttgttttttaactcCTGTTCAAGTGTAATTCAGCAAAAAGGTTCCGCTGACAGAACAACTGTAGCGTTGAGAAAGTGACGTGCTAAGAGGCGGGATTTGCCGAAGCGTGGTGACGTAATCACGCACAAGATACGTAGATAAGTGAGCGATGTAACACGTATTaacctcttatatactgtctatggtattagcacacaacaaaacatgtattttattaATCGTTTATGAATAATAGCATTCTGAGGGATTATGTTGCTCGTCAGATAAAGCATGTATTTAAATTAGAAGTCAATGTTGCAATTTCATACTTATTACTTATACTCATACTTACTTACTATGCAAAGTGATCAAAACAATACAACTTAAACATGAATTGACTGGTTCTTTTTggtaaaatgtcagaatcaaAATCAGAAACGGATTTATTGCGAGGTAAGTAGCACTTACTAGGAATTTTCCTTGGATGTACTGTACATCCATAGAACTAAATATTCTGTTTATGAATTATTCATTTTTGAATTTGGAAATTACAGTGAATCTCTTAAAACTTAAGAAATGTGTAGAATGTCTAGTGCCAATTTTCACAATAATAATACTCAATAACGATCATTTTGTTTTACTTATCGGTGTTTTGTATTTCCGACAAAAACCAAGAATGAATACAATGgttaataaaaaatgatttatttgaaCTATTCTCAACATCAGTTGGACtcgttttaaaaatgtttaaaattaaGAACCACTTGTATATTTAATATTAGTCTGTATCGAAAACAATCATACTTTATTTTTCTAGTTAGTAAATAATTAAGCCGGGGGATGGCTGAGACCTACATTCACATTTCTGAAATGTAACATgccaatataataaaaaaaaaatgttttagtttgAATTAGAGGTAAAGTTAAATCTTTATTTTGGATGCACAAACTTCTTGTGAAGGAATATTTGAGTCTTGGAAGTAGTTTTCTGCTGGGCAGCTAGATTTAAAATGACATGCTTGTGCTTTTAAGTATTGAGGGAAAAAAGAAGTAAATTAGAAAATCCTGCATTTTGTGGCACTTGTTTGAACACTGTGGTATAAAGAATCTGCTCCGATAAATGGGAAAGGGTTGTAGAACTAAGTCTGTTGATGTGGATCACAGATGCTTTTAAGATAAACTTGGTCATAAAGTGttacacagtaaaaaaaaaaaaaaaaaaaaaagaagaaaaatacacaTCTGTACCTAAGTTTGACAACACGGGTTGGGTAATCATCATGCTGATtgtttaaaaatcaaaataaaagacaatcCAAAGCTGTCCGTTTAACCGATTTAATGCCCTTTGATGTGAGTTTTCTTTCAAATTAGTGACAAATATAGCAGCAGGAAGAAGATACTCTTGGGTGAATTCTGTATTTCGAAAATCCCAACATGTCGATTCCTGTTTAAAAATGGTGACTGCTTAGATACCTCCCCTTTGACTTGTCCTCCGATTAGCAGACATACTTCCACTTAACTATTGTATACATTTCCTGGGTCACACTGCCAATAGACACTTTGCAACATGTAAATCCTCAATCTCCTAAATCCtcaaactgtaaaacaaatatCATAGCTGAGTGGCCGGTAAGTTACCACGTCAAATTACCATCAGCAATTTCTTTTGCAAGAGACAAGACAAAAtccttaaaatacaaaatatttattttgaaaatgtctttataagagttaaacaaaaaaaataataatcaaaaacCAAATCAAAACCATACAAATTGTTTGGTTACTAGCATACCACACTAGTGCTAGGAACTAACAATGGAGAATTGCTCAGTCAGGGGTAACTCTCAGACACTCAGAGGCAATGAAtacatctccacctctgccCTTCGATTTCATATTGCACCCAAAACACTGAGGCAAACAGAAGCGCCCAAAAAGGTGGCACTGGTGGTGAAATGGCATCCTGTCTGTTCTATGAACTTACATATCCAGGGTGGGCAGACATGTAGCAAACatctgattttcttttctttttaaacaaaaacacaaaaccccaaaacaaataaagtgaGTTTAATACATATCTGAAATACAGTGGGGACTGAACTGTTGGCATTGATATGGTgaggaaaaagaaataagagTTAGGGGGAGCTCTTCGACAAATATTCAGTATCCCAAGGAGTATCCCAACCTTCCAAAAACTAAACAGTGTGCTTTTGAAAGATATGGACAAGAGAAAGCCTTGTTTCTGCAAACACAGTAGGTAGCAGAGTCAGAGGCCGCAGAGGTCAATGTTGCACCTTAGAGGTTGCAGTGGAGTCAGCTTAAGGCTTGGTAAGCCCGACCTTATAGCAgatataaacatatatgtatTCTTAAaccttttattctttttattgtggtTGTACAATATTCCCTGATGGCCTGATTTGGCCGCTGAGTGTTATACAGAATCCTGAAGAGATATCAAAATCAAAAGAggataaaataacaaacaagAGAAGTGATGAAATTGTCCATTGAGGGAAAGGAgcggggtgggggtgggggggtgtggtGGGGGGAGTTTGATGGGGGAATCCTGTTTGTTGCAGTTTGTGGGACTTTTTGTTGCGCTCCCTTGTCCCCTTCTTAAAATGTTACACACGCTGGTCAAACACACAGTTCCTCCATCGCACTGCCGTGGCAATCTGCTCTGAGGACGGAAGACAAAACATTTAGTAGAGACTAAAGAAAGAGCCCAAAGACAAtgcttcttctcttcctcaagTATTTGGTTTTACCTATGTCAGCTTCTTGGCTTTGTTGTAAAGTGAATCCACGACTTTGCTCATGTTCTGAATTGTTTCCAAGGCTGCTTCGTACGTTTTGTCCACTGGGGGCTCTTCGAATATGATCAGGACACCTTCACCTTGGTCAAGGATTCctgcacaaaaataaataaattatatctatctatctatctatctatctatacacacatacatacatacacatatacacacagtacagtgAAGACTCTTGCTCTGCCTGTGAAGTGCATAGGTCTTATAGAAACAGATAATTCCAATTAACCTTTCACTAACCGTGAAACTTTTTGTCCAGAATCATCTGTGATAATTTCCTCTCAACATCCccctataaaaaaaaagaaaaaaaatgaatacaaccGACATTTTAAGAGATATAAATGAGGATTTTAATACtcacagggttcatacgcattttaaccaatactttttcatgacttttccatgacgtcttggcaaatttccatgactatgtattcctgaaaatgtcagtcgacattatacaataagaatacaaatctgtgttaaagtttaccctcagagatttaacaataaaatgaatgacaatttctGTGGTTCACAGTGGGAgtcgtaatatcgcgccccaAATAAAACgttgaggttaggacgacgtgaaatgCATTTATGAATCACacattattatgctgtgttaaaataaaaattccatgacttttccaaaactttctaggtctttttatgtttccaaaacctttccaggcctggaatttgcatttttatttaaattccataacttttccagggttttttcaaaacgtatgaaccctgtactCAGGAAAAATAGGCTAACTGCAAATATACATACCTTTGACAGTTTCATTAGACCCGATATGTGTTCTATCTGAAACCCAAAGAAGAGGCATATTAAATAATTTCTTTGTTAAAATGATGAGAAACAAGAACAATAGCAAATTCTCATGTCAGCCTAGAATATGGAGAGAATGCCCCAGTGTTagctcttaaaaaaataataaagacaaTGCTTAGGGACAGGAAAATGTAAGAATTTAGGACCTGGTAATAAATGCAGTTTCATAGTATAATACAATAGTGACATGTTTCCTTTGTAAAGAGAAGCCTCGCACCTGTGCTCTGGAAAACGGTTCGATGACTCGGATGAGGTTTTGTTCCAGCAGGTTGTCGTACAGCGTGGCCAGGTGAGTGTTGATGATGGGATCATCCCTCAGTTCTGCTCTGTACTCTGTTAGGGCCTGGAAGATGCACAACCACAACAGTCAGGCAATTTGTGTGGAAGCTTTCTACAAAATATATCATTAAAATGCATTATATATTGAGCAAACACTTGGAACAAGGTTTTGGCCATTACATTATCAGCAGGTATTACCATCAAAACTAAAAGTCAGGGAGCAAAGGTTTGTGCGTGTGCTGCACGCATCACCAAGCAGGCAAACTCAGAAGTAGCTAAAGAGAAAAGACCAAAAAGGGCTACATGGAGGTAGCCTTTGTTGGGTCAAAACAATTTAAATCCATtaacacagatatatatatattttttttaaagattttttgggcttttccgcttttaatttgacaggacagctagatgagaaaggggagagagagggggaagacatgcaggacaggtcggattcgaaccctggacctctgtgtcgaggcataaacctctcagtatatgtgcgcccgctctaccacagagccaacccggccacattaACACAGACTTGATGAGACTAAAAAGGATTCTTACCTTTTCAAAGTCTGCTAATGATCGGTTCTTGCAGGCTTGGGCAACACATTTCAGTGCATCTGTCTGGATGGATAAcgacaaaaaaaatattaatgtcattcttttttaaacatCTTTTTATTTAGGGAGTGTAGACCAATCAGCAAACCATACGTAGATTGTCCCTattatttgtatttcatttagTTCTAATAGTATGCATCATCATTTAGGATAATTCCTCAATCCTGCTTTTTGTGTAAGCagcaatattataatataaggAAAAGAAATTTGATTTGGTGGAAATTGGTTTGCTAACAGTTGAAACAAATGACATCGCTGCTTTGTCAGATGGGCTATTAGCAGAAAATGATACTTGCCTGTCGGCCGGCATATCGCAGGCCCAGTTTTCCACTGATCAGGCCTTGAACCTCCTCTGGTCTGAAACAGTCaagtaacagaaaaaaaatgtataataagATACATAAACTCAGTAGTGTTAAAGATTCAAAAAGGTACCATGTGGATGTGAAAGTAATGAATGTTCAAACAGTAGAGCATTGCATGTTGAGTTTTAAGCACTACTCACGAGTTGAGGACAATTTTGCACAGGAGCATGTATTTGAGTGCTGTGACAGCTTTGGGGCTGTCAATGGAGTCGTAGCCCTCGAAGGCCTCGAAGAAGTAGGAGTAGGCCGTCTTCCAGTCCTTCTCCTCTGCTGCGTGGATGATCCCTGCAACAGAGATGACACAGCGTGATACCATCTGTGGCCAAAACAAACCGCCTCAGCCACCGTGAAACACCAACAAAAACTGGAGAAACTTGCTGGGCTGGAGATAAACACTGTAGCTGCTGTGTGATTGTACGATTCAAAGAAATGTTAAAACCACCGAAGAATTAGCCACAAACGCTGcgtctcgttttttttttcagttcacACTGTGTTGTAAAGTCACGAATAACTATGATACCATCAGGCCTCGCGGCTCTTCTGCATTCACGCCGGTTAACACAAACTGTGAGACTTTGAGATGGTTGTCAGCATAAAAAGAGCTGAGTCGCTGAAGTTCACACCACATATACCTTTTTCAATGAACTGTTGAGAAGAAGGAGTTGCTTCATGGACGGTCTTTGGcttattactttttattaaCTCATTTAAATATTATAATTACTATAAATACAATGTTAAGAATTTGAACTcctggcccccccccccccccagtggtagtatcaaaaggagaaaatgagGTAGACAACAGGGATGGTCTCATCTTTTGACAAAGCTTTATGTTATCAGAATAatctgaaagctgctgtagtcacataaaataaacaatcatttcATTCTGCTTTGACCATTATGTAATAATGGCCATAGCCTGGCAAAGACATCCCTTATGTGTACAGATGGTAAAGCTGTTAAATAGCAATAGAATCAGTGCAAATAATAATCACGGTTATGTGTTATACAAGTTACTTTTCCATAGTTTCGATATTTTCTGTGATACTAATACtacaaataatttaaatactGTAACTGCTAAATTCTCAGTTTCACTGCTTTGATAAGCGCCACCGTGCTGTTACCCCATAGAAACTAAACCACTTTAGCCCAGGTAACTGTTGGAAGTTAGAACAGCGAACACATCTGACCTGACTGCATGTCCAGAGCTGCCTGGAGCTTTGGAGGGCAGTAGATGCCGTTGGCGGTGGTCCTGGCTGAGGTGAGGGCTGCGCGGGCCTTGGGCAGGTTACTGAGAGCGTGGTACGTCTTACTTTCAAGCAGCTGAACCTCTACCAGAAGAGCTTTGTCATCCATCTTTTTCAGCTCCTGGAGCAACTGGGTGCCTGCGGGTAAGAGAATGACTGAGAGTTAATGTCTTGCACGTTACCTGTTGCAATAACTTTGTACAACATTCAATAAACAGCTTGGGGGTAAATTGTGCAATTATAGTCCTGATATGTGCTGTTCTTTCTTGTTCTTGTCAGACTTTTTGTCAAGTCTCTGAAGCAGGAGACAGAAGCTGCTATTTaccaaaagataaaaaaatgttaagTCTCTATACACTCACCAAGCGCCAAGGCCTCCTGGTATCTTTTGGTGTCAAAATAGAGTGAGATCAGACGTCcctgaaagaaaagaagaagaaaaaagagcgCCATTAGAAAAGCAGAGAGCTGTGCCAATCTAAGCGGATGCCGCATTACATTATTGCCTGCTGAGACTACTGTGGGAAGACTAACATGTTTGTTAAATGGTGCAAAATAGCAGGTCCGAGGAGTTGGCCACACAAACCTGATGTTCAGCACCAATGCTTTAAATAGTATTAATTACATATTCTCAACATGATGTCATGTGGTCTACAGATAGGCCTTGAAATACAAATACAGCCCTTACAGCTGTGCCTCAAAACAGTAATTAACTGTTTTAAGGTGGATCTTATTTAAGCACATCAAGACTTATCTCTCTCTCAGCCTGAGCtcattgtacacacacacacacacacacacacagtgctatTTAAAAAGTTTCCTGTAATTCTTTTACTCCTGTCACATTCCTCATAATAGTGTTTGTCCTGAGGGCAAACCATGGTGCTTGTCTGAAGAGCGTCCCTCTTCTCAGCTTCACTCATTTATACATGCCACAGTTTCATTACATAGTTTTCTTCGAcactatatctatctatctatctatctatatatatatatagatagaactaataaaaaaatattgctgATCctaaattttgtattttagccAAAAGCTCCAGAAATTCCTGGCTTTGAGTGTGAACCTGCTGGCAGTCATTTGCAACAAAGCACGTTTTGGCAGCTATATCACATTTATCAAGTTTCCTGTGCTTGTTTGGTTTTAACCTAAAGCAATGCCACAGTGGCGGTGTTGCATATCTACTACCAACCAAATGCTCCACCATAATCTGTTTAAAAATCACAGCGTCTAGTTAAATTTGATCCCTTCCACAGCTTCTATTTATGTTTGGGGATATCGGTTTGGTTTTCACTATCATTAAACATAAAGGCCGTTATACGTAGGCACCAACTAGGGTTGGGTGAGAGGACGACTACATCAGCTGTTGGTGATAGGTTGTATCCTATATTTTGTCCTCATCAGCTATCAAGTTGTCGTGACAAAACGACAACGTAACGCAAATAAACCTGACAGCATAATAGTGGCGCTATACAGTAAGTTGTTGCAAAAAGCTTTAATAGCCTGATAACCGTTGCCAACACAATGTCATTTATTTGCAGCTCTCCACTGAGGTTCTCCAAAATATATCACAAGGGCTCATGTTCCATTTGAAAGGCTTCATATTTCAGCGATATCCAGTTGTGTACTGCAGTTTTCTTCTACGTTATACATGAGCTATTCTCAGTTAAAGAGGTGATGTTGActagaaggaaaaaaaattaagCTACATTTATTCCATTTGACAGCACCCACAAGCTTATTCTAGGTCCGTTTACCTCCAGAGCCTGTCGTAGGAAGGTTCTCTTCTCAGCCTTGGCCCACTCGATGCATTCAAGACACAGCTCAACCTCCTGCCCTGTTGCTGCCTCCATGTCAAGAAAGAGGTCCAGGAGAGAG encodes:
- the psmd11b gene encoding 26S proteasome non-ATPase regulatory subunit 11B; its protein translation is MAAAAVVEFQRAQSLISTDRDASIDILHSIVRRDVQENDEEAVRVKEQSILELGTLLAKSGQAAELGGLLKFVRPFLISISKAKAARLVRSLLDLFLDMEAATGQEVELCLECIEWAKAEKRTFLRQALEGRLISLYFDTKRYQEALALGTQLLQELKKMDDKALLVEVQLLESKTYHALSNLPKARAALTSARTTANGIYCPPKLQAALDMQSGIIHAAEEKDWKTAYSYFFEAFEGYDSIDSPKAVTALKYMLLCKIVLNSPEEVQGLISGKLGLRYAGRQTDALKCVAQACKNRSLADFEKALTEYRAELRDDPIINTHLATLYDNLLEQNLIRVIEPFSRAQIEHISGLMKLSKGDVERKLSQMILDKKFHGILDQGEGVLIIFEEPPVDKTYEAALETIQNMSKVVDSLYNKAKKLT